Proteins encoded together in one Peribacillus asahii window:
- a CDS encoding choice-of-anchor I family protein — protein sequence MLKKLHPFKKTLPYALAISLLIPSTIVEAQETTSSIHTKPTSFNNTLEISKIAGYSTGATDEEGGVAEIIKYNPDNKKFYLVNGKTQTLDIVSLKNLTSNRGQSLAKEKSIDIAKAVNTKSFTYGDLTSIDINTKKKVIVAAVQEKDYTKSGKIVVMDYTGKVLKTFHTGVQPDMIKMSKDGSYILTADEGEPRKGLVNGIDPEGSVTIVQYPSGKTKQVKFNDTKVIADDVYIRNKAEKQNAIKDLEPEYIALSANNKKAYVTLQENNAVATIDIKKGKVQSVKSLGFKDHSLPQNALDAARDDKINITTLPILGAYMPDSIAEVTINGISYLITANEGDATEWEEFVNVSEFKDIKDTITIREGTFQGMTKQEAENKLEMMKNDSAYNKLEVIQDMGNDAVYTYGGRSFSIWKADTMELVFDSGSDFESITAQRYPNYFNWSNDDNIMDKRSVKKGPEPEDIKIGKVDGKLFAFIGLERIGGIMTYDISDPTNPVFVNYLNTRDFSQSIAGDVSPEGLEFIPAHMSPTLKPLILAGYEVSGTASINEMNSKPFNSSKLKLPLKYMQ from the coding sequence ATGCTCAAAAAATTACATCCCTTTAAGAAAACACTTCCCTATGCATTAGCTATCTCTTTATTAATACCTAGCACAATTGTAGAAGCACAAGAAACAACCAGTTCGATACATACAAAGCCCACAAGTTTCAATAACACACTAGAAATTTCGAAAATCGCTGGTTATAGTACTGGGGCTACGGACGAAGAAGGTGGAGTAGCCGAAATTATTAAGTACAATCCCGATAATAAAAAGTTTTACCTCGTTAATGGAAAAACACAAACGCTTGATATCGTTAGCTTAAAAAACTTGACTTCCAATAGAGGTCAATCATTAGCAAAAGAAAAATCAATCGATATCGCCAAAGCTGTTAATACAAAATCTTTTACGTACGGAGATTTAACAAGCATTGATATTAATACAAAAAAGAAAGTGATTGTTGCTGCTGTTCAAGAAAAGGATTATACAAAAAGCGGAAAGATTGTCGTGATGGACTATACAGGAAAGGTTCTAAAAACTTTTCATACTGGTGTTCAGCCTGACATGATTAAAATGAGTAAAGATGGCTCCTATATTTTAACCGCAGATGAAGGCGAACCAAGAAAAGGCCTAGTAAATGGAATAGATCCCGAAGGTTCAGTCACTATTGTTCAGTATCCATCTGGAAAAACAAAGCAAGTTAAGTTTAATGATACTAAAGTCATTGCTGACGATGTATATATACGAAATAAGGCAGAGAAACAAAACGCTATTAAAGATTTAGAACCAGAATATATTGCATTGTCCGCTAATAACAAAAAAGCATATGTCACACTTCAAGAAAACAATGCAGTTGCAACTATTGATATAAAGAAAGGAAAAGTACAATCTGTGAAATCCTTAGGTTTTAAAGATCATTCTTTACCTCAGAATGCATTGGATGCAGCAAGAGATGACAAAATCAATATTACTACTTTACCTATACTAGGGGCCTATATGCCAGACTCTATTGCTGAAGTAACTATCAATGGTATCAGCTATCTCATAACAGCGAATGAAGGAGATGCTACAGAATGGGAGGAATTCGTAAATGTCTCAGAATTTAAGGACATAAAAGATACAATCACTATTAGAGAAGGTACATTTCAAGGCATGACAAAACAGGAAGCTGAAAATAAACTAGAAATGATGAAAAATGATTCAGCTTATAACAAATTAGAGGTCATTCAAGACATGGGAAATGATGCCGTTTATACTTATGGCGGACGCTCCTTCTCTATCTGGAAAGCTGATACAATGGAATTGGTTTTTGACAGTGGCAGTGACTTCGAAAGCATTACAGCTCAACGATATCCAAACTATTTTAACTGGTCGAATGACGATAATATAATGGATAAAAGAAGCGTTAAAAAGGGGCCAGAGCCGGAAGATATAAAGATTGGAAAAGTCGATGGTAAATTATTCGCATTTATTGGACTTGAACGAATTGGCGGAATCATGACCTATGATATTTCTGATCCGACTAATCCTGTATTTGTAAATTATTTAAATACGAGAGATTTTAGCCAAAGTATCGCAGGCGATGTTTCACCCGAGGGACTTGAATTCATCCCCGCACACATGAGCCCAACTCTAAAGCCATTGATTTTAGCAGGATATGAAGTAAGCGGAACCGCTTCAATCAATGAGATGAATAGCAAACCATTTAATTCTTCAAAGTTAAAACTACCATTAAAGTATATGCAATAA
- the floA gene encoding flotillin-like protein FloA (flotillin-like protein involved in membrane lipid rafts) has translation MFLIVAVIAIIVVLAVFFTFVPVMLWISALAAGVKVSIFTLIGMRLRRVIPSRVVNPLIKAHKAGLGVKTNQLESHYLAGGNVDRVVNALIAAERANIVLPFERGAAIDLAGRDVLEAVQMSVNPKVIETPFISGVAMDGIEVKAKARITVRANIERLVGGAGEETIIARVGEGIVSTIGSSDNHKKVLENPDLISRTVLTKGLDAGTAFEILSIDIADVDIGKNIGAILQTDQAEADKKIAQAKAEERRAMAVALEQEMVARVQEMRAKVVESEAEVPLAMAEALKTGNLGVMDYMNIQNITADTSMRDSISNISKDQKET, from the coding sequence ATCTTTTTAATCGTGGCTGTTATTGCAATTATTGTGGTATTGGCTGTATTTTTTACATTTGTACCAGTGATGCTTTGGATTTCAGCTTTAGCAGCTGGTGTTAAAGTGAGTATTTTTACATTGATTGGGATGAGGTTGCGTCGCGTTATTCCAAGCCGTGTTGTGAATCCGTTAATTAAAGCACACAAGGCAGGTCTTGGAGTAAAGACGAATCAATTAGAAAGTCATTATTTAGCTGGTGGGAATGTAGACCGAGTTGTGAATGCGTTAATTGCTGCTGAACGTGCAAATATCGTATTGCCTTTTGAACGAGGTGCAGCCATTGATCTTGCAGGCCGTGATGTATTAGAAGCTGTGCAAATGAGCGTTAATCCAAAAGTAATTGAAACGCCATTTATTTCTGGTGTTGCGATGGATGGAATTGAGGTAAAAGCAAAAGCAAGAATTACTGTTCGAGCGAATATTGAGCGCTTAGTCGGTGGTGCTGGTGAAGAAACGATTATTGCCCGTGTTGGTGAAGGGATTGTTTCAACAATCGGTTCGTCTGACAATCATAAAAAGGTGTTGGAAAACCCGGATTTAATTTCGAGAACGGTTTTAACTAAAGGGTTAGATGCTGGTACAGCGTTTGAAATCTTATCGATTGATATTGCGGATGTAGATATCGGAAAAAATATTGGGGCGATTCTTCAAACAGACCAAGCGGAAGCGGATAAAAAAATCGCTCAAGCGAAGGCCGAAGAACGTCGTGCGATGGCTGTAGCCTTAGAACAAGAAATGGTTGCTCGGGTTCAGGAAATGAGAGCGAAGGTAGTAGAATCTGAAGCGGAAGTACCGCTTGCGATGGCAGAAGCATTAAAAACAGGAAATCTTGGTGTGATGGATTATATGAACATCCAAAATATCACAGCTGATACGAGCATGCGCGATTCAATTAGCAATATTTCTAAAGATCAAAAAGAAACATAA
- a CDS encoding 16S rRNA (uracil(1498)-N(3))-methyltransferase — MQRYFLENKQVNEQNIRITGDDYHHITRVMRMEPGAEIIVVNKDGQTAIAKISEITNDAVVGAVIEWKNEEKELPVHVTIASGLPKGDKLDYIVQKGTELGALEFIPFIAARSVVKWDSKKASKKIERLQKIAKEAAEQSHRSVLPAVKEQMTVSQLIQYAKNFDYKLIAFEEEAKRGETARLAKVLTEAKRGQSILFVFGPEGGLTTEEVEKLSEAGFAACGLGPRILRTETAPLYALAAVSYHVELLR; from the coding sequence GTGCAGCGATATTTCCTTGAAAATAAACAAGTTAATGAGCAGAACATTAGGATTACAGGTGATGATTATCATCATATTACACGAGTTATGCGAATGGAGCCTGGTGCAGAAATTATCGTTGTCAATAAAGATGGACAAACAGCTATTGCGAAAATTTCAGAAATTACCAATGATGCAGTAGTTGGAGCTGTTATAGAATGGAAGAATGAAGAAAAGGAATTACCAGTTCACGTAACCATCGCGAGCGGTCTGCCAAAAGGGGATAAGCTAGACTATATTGTTCAAAAAGGAACCGAATTAGGTGCCCTAGAGTTTATCCCTTTTATTGCGGCTCGTTCAGTGGTAAAATGGGACAGCAAAAAGGCTAGTAAAAAAATTGAACGCTTGCAAAAGATTGCGAAAGAAGCAGCAGAACAGTCACATCGCTCTGTATTGCCTGCTGTCAAAGAACAAATGACAGTTTCGCAATTGATTCAGTATGCGAAAAACTTTGATTACAAACTTATTGCTTTTGAAGAAGAAGCCAAACGTGGTGAAACAGCCAGGCTTGCGAAAGTATTAACGGAAGCAAAACGAGGACAGTCTATTCTTTTTGTTTTCGGTCCTGAAGGTGGATTGACTACAGAGGAAGTAGAGAAGCTAAGTGAGGCAGGATTTGCTGCTTGCGGTTTAGGTCCAAGAATTTTAAGAACAGAAACAGCACCATTGTATGCTCTTGCTGCTGTTTCTTATCATGTAGAATTATTGAGGTGA
- a CDS encoding NfeD family protein: MRSWRVVFLFCLMIFLLVPFASAKDKVVYVVPVEATVEKGLAAFLERALDTAESAQADLVIFEVNTPGGAVDAAGEIAKLLTDTSVKTVAYVNNRALSAGAYISLSADEIYMVPSATMGSAAVIDSAGNAADKKAQSYWLAAMATAAEQNGRDPIYAKAMADENLDLPEYGAEKGKLLTFTAKQAKKAGYSEGTVSGKAELYSILGIEDADIRSLEESFPEKLARFLTNPYVIPLLLTLAGIGIVIEIFSPGLIFPGLIGVLSLVLFFYGHLVAGLTGYETLVLFILGIVLVILEFFIPGGIAGLLGLTAVVGSLFLAASDPVHITISLLIALTVSICLSILLVKVFGKKMKFFRKMILTDSTNTEQGYVSNPNRTELIGMQGKAVTDLRPAGTAIINEERLDVVSEGSFILKGSSVKVVKVEGSRIVVREVPEN, translated from the coding sequence TTGAGAAGTTGGCGTGTTGTTTTTCTTTTTTGCCTTATGATATTTTTACTAGTGCCCTTTGCATCTGCAAAAGATAAGGTCGTGTATGTTGTGCCAGTGGAAGCGACCGTTGAAAAAGGCTTGGCTGCTTTTTTAGAGAGAGCTTTAGATACAGCGGAGTCAGCTCAGGCGGATCTTGTTATTTTTGAAGTGAATACGCCAGGTGGTGCGGTCGATGCTGCTGGGGAAATTGCAAAATTATTAACAGATACATCAGTCAAGACGGTTGCTTATGTGAATAATCGTGCTTTATCTGCTGGGGCGTATATCTCGCTAAGTGCGGATGAAATTTATATGGTGCCAAGTGCGACAATGGGGTCAGCTGCTGTGATTGATTCAGCTGGAAATGCAGCGGACAAGAAAGCGCAATCATATTGGTTAGCGGCTATGGCTACAGCTGCTGAACAAAATGGACGTGACCCCATCTATGCAAAAGCGATGGCGGACGAAAATCTTGATTTGCCGGAGTATGGAGCCGAGAAGGGAAAACTGTTAACCTTCACAGCTAAACAAGCAAAAAAGGCGGGATATAGTGAGGGTACGGTCTCAGGGAAAGCGGAACTGTATAGTATACTAGGAATAGAGGATGCAGATATTCGTTCACTTGAAGAAAGTTTTCCTGAAAAGCTTGCTCGTTTTTTAACGAATCCGTATGTTATCCCTCTTTTATTAACGCTTGCTGGTATAGGGATTGTGATTGAGATATTTTCTCCAGGATTAATTTTTCCTGGGCTTATAGGTGTGCTTTCATTAGTCTTGTTCTTTTATGGACATCTTGTTGCCGGGCTAACAGGTTATGAAACGCTCGTGCTGTTTATACTTGGTATAGTTCTAGTTATATTGGAATTCTTTATTCCAGGAGGGATTGCAGGTTTATTAGGCCTTACTGCGGTTGTTGGAAGCTTATTTTTGGCAGCGAGTGATCCAGTCCATATAACAATTTCGTTGTTAATTGCGCTGACAGTGTCTATTTGTTTATCCATTCTATTAGTAAAGGTGTTTGGGAAAAAGATGAAATTTTTTAGAAAAATGATATTAACTGATTCAACGAACACGGAACAAGGGTATGTAAGTAATCCGAATCGAACAGAATTGATTGGGATGCAAGGGAAAGCGGTAACTGATTTAAGGCCTGCTGGTACGGCAATTATCAATGAAGAAAGACTAGATGTCGTGTCTGAGGGAAGTTTTATTTTAAAAGGTTCTAGTGTTAAAGTGGTGAAAGTAGAAGGGTCTCGAATTGTCGTTCGAGAAGTTCCAGAAAATTAA
- a CDS encoding GatB/YqeY domain-containing protein, which translates to MSLLERLNNDMKQAMKNKEKDKLSVIRMLKASLQNEALKLRQELTEEEELTVLSRELKQRKDSLNEFANADRTDLVDKIRIEIGYVEAYMPEQLSAEEISSIVKQTIEEVNATSKADMGRVMSALMPKVKGKADGSLVNKLVQQHLS; encoded by the coding sequence ATGAGTCTTCTCGAGCGTTTAAATAATGATATGAAACAAGCGATGAAGAACAAAGAAAAGGACAAACTCTCTGTTATTCGCATGTTAAAAGCTTCGCTTCAAAATGAAGCGTTAAAGCTAAGACAAGAATTAACAGAAGAAGAAGAATTGACAGTGCTCTCTCGCGAATTAAAACAACGCAAAGACTCCCTCAATGAGTTTGCAAATGCAGATCGTACCGATCTCGTGGATAAAATCCGTATCGAAATAGGTTACGTTGAGGCATATATGCCGGAGCAACTTTCAGCAGAAGAAATATCTTCAATTGTTAAACAAACAATTGAAGAAGTAAATGCCACATCTAAAGCAGATATGGGGAGAGTTATGAGTGCTTTAATGCCTAAAGTAAAAGGCAAAGCAGATGGTTCTCTGGTTAATAAATTAGTACAACAACATCTATCTTAA
- the deoC gene encoding deoxyribose-phosphate aldolase — MTVEIASLIDHTLLKADATKEQIEVLCKEAKEYKFASVCVNPTWIKYSSELLQGSTVKVCTVIGFPLGANTPEVKAFETVNAIENGAQEVDMVINIGALKDQNDELVERDIRAVVDAAKGKALTKAIIETSLLTKEEKVRACELAVKAGIDFVKTSTGFSTGGATVEDVALMRATVGSGIGVKASGGVRNTKDAQDVIAAGATRIGASAGVAIVNGLTAKTDY, encoded by the coding sequence ATGACGGTTGAAATAGCCAGTCTTATTGATCATACACTATTAAAAGCGGATGCTACAAAAGAACAAATAGAAGTATTATGTAAAGAAGCAAAAGAATATAAGTTTGCTTCTGTTTGCGTGAATCCTACTTGGATAAAGTATTCAAGTGAGCTGCTCCAAGGTTCAACTGTAAAGGTATGTACGGTAATTGGCTTTCCATTAGGTGCCAATACGCCGGAAGTAAAGGCTTTTGAAACAGTAAATGCTATTGAAAATGGTGCACAAGAAGTGGACATGGTCATTAATATTGGGGCGTTAAAAGATCAAAATGATGAATTAGTTGAACGTGATATTCGTGCTGTTGTAGATGCGGCGAAAGGCAAAGCGCTAACGAAAGCAATTATTGAAACATCGCTATTAACAAAAGAAGAAAAAGTACGCGCGTGTGAGCTTGCGGTAAAAGCAGGAATCGATTTTGTTAAAACATCGACAGGGTTTTCAACAGGTGGAGCAACTGTTGAGGATGTCGCTTTAATGAGAGCCACTGTAGGGTCTGGTATTGGCGTTAAAGCATCAGGCGGTGTTCGGAATACAAAGGATGCCCAGGATGTCATTGCAGCAGGGGCAACGCGTATTGGCGCAAGTGCCGGTGTCGCTATTGTGAATGGATTAACAGCTAAAACGGATTATTAA
- the rpsU gene encoding 30S ribosomal protein S21, which yields MSKTVVRKNESLEDALRRFKRTVSKSGSLQEARKREFYEKPSVKRKKKSEAARKRKF from the coding sequence ATGTCTAAAACCGTTGTTCGTAAAAACGAATCGCTTGAAGATGCTCTTCGTCGTTTCAAACGTACTGTATCTAAATCAGGATCGCTTCAGGAAGCTAGAAAGCGTGAATTTTATGAAAAGCCAAGCGTAAAACGTAAGAAAAAGTCTGAAGCTGCAAGAAAACGTAAATTCTAA
- the yqfC gene encoding sporulation protein YqfC, which produces MARKWGQQLKQLIVKKADLPEDVIMDLPRITMIGQLHIYIENHRGLLAFTDREVRLMLKHGQLLIKGSAFVIKTILPEEIMLEGQIEQVLFINE; this is translated from the coding sequence ATGGCGCGTAAATGGGGGCAACAATTAAAACAGCTCATTGTCAAAAAAGCAGACCTTCCAGAAGATGTCATAATGGACCTTCCACGAATCACGATGATTGGACAATTGCATATTTATATTGAAAACCATCGGGGATTGTTAGCCTTTACCGATCGTGAAGTAAGGCTGATGCTTAAACATGGTCAACTGTTAATAAAAGGCTCAGCCTTTGTTATAAAAACGATTTTACCTGAAGAGATTATGCTCGAGGGTCAGATTGAACAAGTTCTTTTTATTAATGAATGA
- a CDS encoding Na/Pi symporter: protein MYNLFLFLLFIGIFLAGMAVLRMGLFHLSGEALQALLLKLTNKPWKGFLTGIGFTGLLQSSSAVMVMTVGFVSAGSLTFPQTIGIILGTNIGSTFITEFLTFSLDSLIIPGLICGACLTCIPHLVLRSSGIAFIGLSAIFAAMSGFKYLSSPIASYPIVQTLLIEMKEHWIIGLLVGIVLTACIHSSSAVIGMAMSFLASGELSVSSAIIIMLGSNIGTCITGYMASIGSGKEATFTAYAHIWLNVLGVFAFLPLVNQLEQLAAYFTTNPATQLAHASVLFNVITSVIVLPFAKHFAKFILFLHHR, encoded by the coding sequence ATGTACAATTTATTTTTATTTCTTTTATTTATTGGAATCTTCTTAGCTGGAATGGCTGTACTTCGAATGGGTTTATTCCACTTATCCGGAGAAGCCTTACAAGCTCTCTTATTAAAACTAACAAATAAACCGTGGAAAGGATTTCTTACCGGGATTGGCTTTACCGGATTGTTACAAAGCAGTTCCGCTGTAATGGTGATGACAGTCGGCTTCGTATCCGCTGGCAGTTTAACGTTCCCACAAACAATCGGTATTATCCTTGGGACAAACATTGGTTCAACCTTCATTACGGAGTTTTTAACATTTTCTCTAGATTCCCTCATCATTCCTGGTCTTATTTGTGGAGCCTGTTTAACTTGTATTCCTCATCTTGTCTTACGAAGCAGCGGAATTGCCTTCATCGGCCTAAGTGCCATATTTGCGGCCATGAGCGGCTTTAAATATTTATCATCACCGATTGCAAGCTATCCAATTGTTCAAACCCTCCTAATAGAGATGAAGGAGCATTGGATTATCGGCTTACTAGTGGGGATTGTGTTAACAGCTTGCATCCATTCTAGCTCAGCCGTTATCGGTATGGCGATGAGCTTTTTAGCAAGCGGGGAGCTATCCGTTTCCTCAGCCATTATTATTATGCTCGGCTCGAATATCGGCACATGTATTACAGGCTACATGGCGAGCATCGGTTCAGGTAAAGAAGCAACCTTCACCGCCTATGCTCATATATGGCTAAATGTCTTAGGCGTTTTTGCCTTTCTTCCATTGGTTAATCAATTAGAACAACTCGCTGCCTATTTTACAACAAATCCAGCAACACAGCTTGCCCATGCTAGCGTCCTATTTAATGTTATAACCTCTGTGATTGTGCTTCCTTTTGCTAAACATTTTGCAAAATTTATTTTATTTTTACATCACCGTTAA
- the mtaB gene encoding tRNA (N(6)-L-threonylcarbamoyladenosine(37)-C(2))-methylthiotransferase MtaB, translated as MSSVAFHTLGCKVNHYETEAIWQLFKSAGYERVEFESMADVYVINTCTVTNTGDKKSRQVIRRAVRKNPDAVIAVTGCYAQTSPAEIMAIPGVDIVVGTQDRVKMLDYIEQYKEEREPINAVGNIMKNRVYEELDVPAFTDRTRASLKIQEGCNNFCTFCIIPWARGLMRSRDPKEVIHQAQQLVEAGYKEIVLTGIHTGGYGEDMKDYNLAMLLRELEEQVEGLKRIRISSIEASQITDEVIEVLANSKKVVNHLHIPIQSGSDTVLKRMRRKYTMEFFADRLVKLKKALPNLAVTSDVIVGFPGETEEEFMDTYNFIKEHKFSELHVFPYSKRTGTPAARMDNQVDEEIKNERVHRLIELSNQLAKEYASQFEGEVLEVIPEEQLENGLFEGYTDNYLKVQFEATEEMVGQIVKVKITKAGYPYNEGQFVTVMKDFPIQQVVNG; from the coding sequence ATGTCTTCGGTCGCTTTTCATACATTAGGATGTAAAGTAAACCATTATGAAACAGAAGCCATTTGGCAATTATTTAAATCAGCAGGTTATGAACGGGTTGAGTTTGAAAGCATGGCAGACGTATATGTTATTAACACATGTACGGTTACGAATACAGGTGATAAGAAAAGTCGCCAAGTAATTCGTCGCGCCGTTCGTAAAAATCCAGACGCAGTCATTGCTGTAACAGGCTGTTATGCGCAAACGTCTCCAGCTGAAATTATGGCCATTCCAGGTGTAGATATTGTAGTAGGTACTCAAGATCGTGTGAAGATGCTTGACTATATTGAACAATACAAAGAAGAACGTGAGCCGATTAATGCAGTCGGTAATATTATGAAAAATCGTGTGTACGAAGAATTGGATGTGCCAGCATTCACAGATCGTACACGTGCATCGCTGAAAATTCAAGAGGGCTGCAATAACTTCTGTACATTTTGTATTATTCCTTGGGCGCGCGGTTTAATGCGTTCACGCGATCCAAAAGAAGTTATTCATCAAGCACAACAGCTTGTTGAGGCAGGGTATAAAGAAATCGTCTTAACAGGGATTCATACAGGCGGTTATGGTGAAGATATGAAAGACTATAACTTGGCGATGCTTTTACGTGAATTAGAAGAACAAGTAGAAGGGTTGAAACGTATTCGTATTTCTTCTATTGAAGCAAGTCAAATTACAGATGAAGTAATTGAAGTGTTAGCGAATTCGAAAAAAGTTGTAAACCATTTGCATATTCCGATTCAATCTGGTTCTGATACAGTATTGAAACGAATGAGACGTAAATATACAATGGAATTCTTTGCAGACCGCTTAGTAAAGCTAAAAAAGGCCTTACCTAATCTTGCGGTAACATCCGATGTCATTGTAGGCTTCCCTGGTGAAACAGAAGAAGAGTTTATGGACACATATAACTTTATTAAAGAGCATAAATTTTCTGAGCTTCACGTTTTCCCGTATTCAAAGCGAACAGGTACTCCAGCAGCAAGAATGGATAATCAAGTGGATGAAGAAATCAAAAATGAACGAGTACATCGTCTTATAGAGCTTTCGAATCAACTAGCTAAAGAATATGCATCGCAGTTTGAAGGAGAAGTGCTTGAAGTGATTCCTGAAGAACAGCTAGAAAATGGCTTGTTTGAAGGATATACAGACAACTATTTAAAAGTTCAGTTTGAAGCAACAGAAGAAATGGTTGGACAAATTGTGAAAGTGAAAATTACGAAAGCCGGCTATCCATATAATGAAGGGCAATTCGTAACAGTCATGAAAGATTTTCCAATTCAACAAGTAGTAAATGGGTAA